Genomic DNA from Nitrospirota bacterium:
TCAGCAAATTCAACAGGGCACTGTTTGTCCTTTCCGGCCTTCTGCGCAGTATCAACAGCCCTCTCAGCCGCAGGCAATTCATTTGGATAATACCAGATTCCCTTCTTCGGGGCAAACTCCATTCCCGCACAACCAGTCAGGAACAGTAATGATAAAACAGAGATCACGACAAATAGTCTTTTCAAGGGGATTGTTGTCACGTTTACACCTCCTTGTGGAAAAATTAGTATATCGGAAAAATCAACATGCTAACCTCAGATGCTGGACCATATATCACCCCCTTTTTGGATTGAAATTATATAAGAAAATACATCCTTGAACTGCTATTTCGAAAATTATATCATATCTCTTACTGAATTTTAACAATGTCGAGAGTTTTTTTGATTTGAGTACCATGAAAAAATCATTCAAAGGAGGTGAGCATGAAATACCAGATTGGCACAGCGGGAAGGATAATCGTTGCGAGGTTCGAGGACAAGGAAGATATTCTTGATACTCTCATAAACATCGCAAAAAAGGAGAATGTAAGGAGTGCGGTGTTGTATCTCCTTGGTGGTATAAAACAGGGAAGGATTGTGGTTGGTCCGGAAGAAGAAACGATGCCGCCAAAACCGGTATGGAAGAATATTGAGGAAAGCCATGAGGTCGTCGGGATTGGCACGATTTTCTGGCAGGACAACGAACCGAAGATACATTTTCACGGGGCATTTGGAAAAAAGGAAATGGTAAAGGTTGGCTGCCTGAGGGGGACGTCCGAAACCTTTCTCGTGCTTGAAGCCTTTATCGTAGAGATTAAGGGCATCGATGCAAAAAGGGAACTTGATCCTGTTTCCGGATTGTCTCTTTTGAAACTGTAGCCCAGCATGAAAACAATACGCTTGCTCCTCCTTCTCCTTGTTGTTATACCGTCTCTCGCGGAAGCGGATATGGTAATCGGCGGAGAAATTGTTTACAAGGTGGTGAAAGGTGACACGATTGAACATATAGGGGCAAAATTAGGGGTAAACTGGAGAAGCATTGTTAAAAATAACGGAATAGATATAAGAAAACCTCTCAGGATAGGGCAGGAAATACGGGCTGACAACAGGAAGATAGTACCAAGAAAAATCGATAATGGCATCATCATAAACATTCCTGACAAGACCTTATACTATTTTATAGAAGGTGAACTTGTACATTCTTTTCCGGTTGGCCTGGGCAAACCTGCATGGATGACTCCTGAAGGAAAATTTACCATAGTATTAAAACAGAAAAACCCGACATGGTATGTCCCGAAGTCGATACAGCGTGAGATGGAAATGAAAGGAGATGTTGTAAAGGATATTGTGCCTCCAGGGCCGAATAATCCTTTGGGCAGGTATTCTGTGAAGACATCATTGCCCGGAATCCTCATTCATGAGACGATATGGCCGACATCTGTGTATCAGTACAGAAGTCACGGTTGCATACGCGTTTTGCCGTCTGATATGGAAGAATTTTTTAATAGGGTTGAGATAAGCACATCAGGTGAGATACTATATAATACAGTTAAGGTTGCTGTTTCCAATGACGAGAGGATACTGCTTGAGGTGAACAGAGATATATACAGAAAAATTGTCAGCCTGGATGCTGAAGCAAAGCAAATGATCATCAACGCAGGACTCGAAGAAAAGGTTGACTGGCAGAAGGTGGATATGGTGGTAAGAGAAAAATCGGGTATTCCGGAAGATATAACCTTATGATAACGAGAAGGAAATTTTTCAGAGCATTGTTTGCCGGTTCGGCAATGCTCTGTTGCAGCGATGTTTTTGCTTCAAAGAACGCTCTCGAAGAAGTCGCCTCGCTTATGCTCGGCAAAAAACCCGGTGCCGCTGAACGCAGCGTATCAAGAAAATTTCCCGATGAAAAAAAGCTGAGCATGCAGAATATTCATACGGGAGAAAGTCTTAATATCCAGTATTATTCAGACGGTGTCTATGATCTTGAAGCCATTGGCAGGATAAATTATTTTCTCAGATGCCATTACACAGATGAAGTAAAGGAAATCGACATTGGTCTTTTAGACCTCCTCTGTTGCATAAAAGACAAAATAGGTCATGACAAAACAATACAGATAATATCAGGGTACCGCTCGGACATTTATAATCATTTCCTGATAAGCCAGGGACGGAATGTAAGCAAGAACAGTCTTCACCTGCAGGGCATGGCTATCGACTTTACCCTGGAAGGGATACACACCAGTACCATTTCACAAATCGCAAAATCATTCGAAGCAGGAGGTGTGGGGCAATATCCTGAATTTGTCCATATCGACGTGGGCAGGGTAAGATACTGGTAAAGAATTCAAGCCTTTCTTATAAACCATTCTTTCGTTTCTTCATTCAAGTATATGCTGTGCTGGAAGCCGTCACTTCCGAGGACCTTGAAGCAGCGCTTTCGTATCCTGTCATGGACACCTTCCTCGATCCACATGTCGGTAATACGTGTCACTTCAATTCGCTCATTGTTCAGAAAAAAAGCGCGGGGAGTTTCCGCATCGCGACGGCCTGCATACGCGATTACCTCAATTCTGCTTTCGTCCATTGCAGTACACCTTTTGCGATTAGATAATCATGTGCGATCTGGCATATCATTTCTCAGCATGAAACTGATCACCGCTTTCGTCACATTGGACAAGAAATCGAAATCAAGCGTATCAGACCGGTCGTGCGAAGTGTGGTAATGCGGGTTTCTGAACATCGCGGTATCAGTCAACATGAGAGCAGGATACCCGTAATCCCAGAAAGATGCATGATCGCTGAAGCGGCTTTCAGGGACAATGCGTCCGGAAAGAGGAACTTTATATGGGACGATAGGCAGATCGGGAACGAATTCTCGCGATATGCCGCAAAAATCACGCATTATCATTTTTGATTTGCTGTTCGCTATAACTCCGAGAAAATTTGCCGTTTTTGGCACGGGAATTCTTACAAACAAAGGAACAAACTGGCTGCCTTCTGTTTCATCAGTATACCCGACCGATTCAAGGATCAGGATAGCCCTGTACCTTATTTTTGATTTACGTGCCTGGCGGGCGAAATGATCGCTTCCAATGAGGAATTGTATGGTCTGCAGCTGGGGTTCTTCAAGGGAAAATGCGACAAACTGTATGCTATTGTTTAGCGTAAGATTAAAAATAACATTTGCTGCTTCGAGCAATACCGCTACACCGCTTGCATTGTCATCCGCGCCGGGACTGCCCCAGGCAGCGTCATAATGTGCACCTATAAGGGTGAGAGCCGATTGTTCGTCAATACCTTGATGAAAAGCGACGATATTACGGTAAGACCTGCCATGAAAAATGAACTGCTGATTTTCTACTTTCAGGTTCAGTGAACGCAGCGTATCTTCAATGAATACTGCTTTTTTCTCGAGGGAATGGTAATTTTCCGAGCCATGACGCAATCCTTCGATTTTTTTCACATACCATTGAAGTCTTTCCCTGCTGACATTCATTAATATCTGGGGAATCGTATTATTCATAATAACATTTTGATATCCTGAAGTATAACAAATGAACGTACCGATTAATTCTATCACTTTAGCTCTATGAAATCATCACTTAACAAGGGAAAATGACTGTTGACAATTAGCATTAGCTTTATTCTAAAATACAATTGACCCTTGTGTCCGTTCTCAAATGCTGTCAGGGGAAGTGTTTGTTGCACATCATGCCGTCCCGCTGATTGCAAAAGGTCAGGTAAAAAGTGTCCTCGAAGTATTCCACCGTTCGCAGCTTTTCCCTGATCCGGAATGGCTGGAATTTTTTGAGGTTCTTGCTGCTCAGGGCGCCATAGCGATCGATAATGCCTCCGAAGAGTTTCAGATAATGTGCAAGCACCCCGTCTATGCCTATAACATGCTGTCTCAGATATTCTTTCTGCGTCAGGCTCTGAATATTCCTTACTGCCACCATGAGAGATGGGATGGCACCGGATATCCAAGAGGGCTGCGGGGTGAGCATATACCGCTTGAGGCCCGAATATTCGCGGTAGTCGATGTGTGGGATGCACTCAGGTCTGACCGCCCGTACCGTAAAGCGTGGTCAAATGAAAAGGCACAGGGATATATCAATGAGAACAGGGGAAAACACTTTGACCCTGTTGTCGTCGATGCGTTCCTGAAGATGATTGCGTAGGAGTTTTTTCCCTCGAAGGATACTTTTTCAGGCTAACCCTTATTTTTCTTGAAATCTTCAAAAAAATCTGTTATCCAATAGACTATGGCAAAAAAAGTATACCTGAAGGATTCGGAAACATTAAAAGTACTCAAAAAAAAAGTTGATGCCCTCAAAATACTTTCTGAGATATCCGCAATAATATCTTCCACATTTGATCTCGATGAACTCCTGACCATCGTCATGGAGAAGGCCAAAGGTGTCATGAACGCTGAAGCCTGTTCGATTCTTCTGTACAACAAGGAGACAAAAAAACTCGAGTTTGAAGTAGCCCTATGCCGGGAAAAAGCAACGTCAGAAATATTGAAGAAAAAAATCACGCTTGACCTCGGCCAGGGGATTGCGGGATGGGTTGCAGAAAAAAGAGAGATTCTTATTATCGGAGACGTGAGAAAGGACAGGAGGTTCTTTCAGGAAGCTGACAACATAACAGGATTCGTAACGAAGAGCATCATCGCTGCACCCCTTATAGGCAGGAGAGGTCTCATAGGAGTTGCAGAAATCATCAACCCGAAAAAAAAGGAGTATGACCTCGAAGTATTGCAGATACTCATCAGGCATTTTGCAATCGCGATAGAGAATGCGTTTTTTTACAAAGATGCCATTGAAAGGGAAAGGCTGAAACAGGAACTCGAGATTGCGTCATCATTGCAGAAAAGCTTTCTCCCTGACTCTCCGTCTTTCTCAAAAGCACTTATCACGGTTTCTGCTGTGAACATCCCTGCAAAACAGGTTGGAGGAGACCTTTACGATTACCTTGACCTTTCAGGACACAGAATGGGGGTATTTATCGGTGATGTCTCGGGGAAAGGAGTAACCGCTGCACTGTTTATGGCAAAGATAATAAGTGACTTCCGGTATGCTGCCGGCGCAGAAAAAACTCCTGATGCGGTGATGAACCGCCTGAATCTCCTGTTTTCACGGGCACCCCGAGGAATGTTTCTGACCGCAACGTATCTGATTATTGATGCGTTTGCTGGCATACTTGATATTTCGGTGGCGGGACACCCTCCATGCCTGTGGATTACCGGAAATAACGTTGAGGCG
This window encodes:
- a CDS encoding L,D-transpeptidase family protein — encoded protein: MKTIRLLLLLLVVIPSLAEADMVIGGEIVYKVVKGDTIEHIGAKLGVNWRSIVKNNGIDIRKPLRIGQEIRADNRKIVPRKIDNGIIINIPDKTLYYFIEGELVHSFPVGLGKPAWMTPEGKFTIVLKQKNPTWYVPKSIQREMEMKGDVVKDIVPPGPNNPLGRYSVKTSLPGILIHETIWPTSVYQYRSHGCIRVLPSDMEEFFNRVEISTSGEILYNTVKVAVSNDERILLEVNRDIYRKIVSLDAEAKQMIINAGLEEKVDWQKVDMVVREKSGIPEDITL
- a CDS encoding M28 family peptidase, with the translated sequence MNNTIPQILMNVSRERLQWYVKKIEGLRHGSENYHSLEKKAVFIEDTLRSLNLKVENQQFIFHGRSYRNIVAFHQGIDEQSALTLIGAHYDAAWGSPGADDNASGVAVLLEAANVIFNLTLNNSIQFVAFSLEEPQLQTIQFLIGSDHFARQARKSKIRYRAILILESVGYTDETEGSQFVPLFVRIPVPKTANFLGVIANSKSKMIMRDFCGISREFVPDLPIVPYKVPLSGRIVPESRFSDHASFWDYGYPALMLTDTAMFRNPHYHTSHDRSDTLDFDFLSNVTKAVISFMLRNDMPDRT
- a CDS encoding DUF296 domain-containing protein, whose amino-acid sequence is MKYQIGTAGRIIVARFEDKEDILDTLINIAKKENVRSAVLYLLGGIKQGRIVVGPEEETMPPKPVWKNIEESHEVVGIGTIFWQDNEPKIHFHGAFGKKEMVKVGCLRGTSETFLVLEAFIVEIKGIDAKRELDPVSGLSLLKL
- a CDS encoding HD domain-containing phosphohydrolase, with the protein product MFVAHHAVPLIAKGQVKSVLEVFHRSQLFPDPEWLEFFEVLAAQGAIAIDNASEEFQIMCKHPVYAYNMLSQIFFLRQALNIPYCHHERWDGTGYPRGLRGEHIPLEARIFAVVDVWDALRSDRPYRKAWSNEKAQGYINENRGKHFDPVVVDAFLKMIA
- a CDS encoding GAF domain-containing SpoIIE family protein phosphatase encodes the protein MAKKVYLKDSETLKVLKKKVDALKILSEISAIISSTFDLDELLTIVMEKAKGVMNAEACSILLYNKETKKLEFEVALCREKATSEILKKKITLDLGQGIAGWVAEKREILIIGDVRKDRRFFQEADNITGFVTKSIIAAPLIGRRGLIGVAEIINPKKKEYDLEVLQILIRHFAIAIENAFFYKDAIERERLKQELEIASSLQKSFLPDSPSFSKALITVSAVNIPAKQVGGDLYDYLDLSGHRMGVFIGDVSGKGVTAALFMAKIISDFRYAAGAEKTPDAVMNRLNLLFSRAPRGMFLTATYLIIDAFAGILDISVAGHPPCLWITGNNVEALSVDSGPPLGIIPEKYLSERVTLSRGDRIILLTDGVFEARNKKGHMIGFGNLVKFVKDHVREGHLPQKIADYVRDFSKSVEISDDLTIVEVGYGYEGAQHG
- a CDS encoding DUF882 domain-containing protein; this encodes MITRRKFFRALFAGSAMLCCSDVFASKNALEEVASLMLGKKPGAAERSVSRKFPDEKKLSMQNIHTGESLNIQYYSDGVYDLEAIGRINYFLRCHYTDEVKEIDIGLLDLLCCIKDKIGHDKTIQIISGYRSDIYNHFLISQGRNVSKNSLHLQGMAIDFTLEGIHTSTISQIAKSFEAGGVGQYPEFVHIDVGRVRYW